Proteins from a single region of Amycolatopsis sp. CA-230715:
- the pruA gene encoding L-glutamate gamma-semialdehyde dehydrogenase: MDAVTSVPTPVNEPVRTYAPGSDQRESLRKRIAELAAEQPELTQAIDGEHSLAGGERFSVVMPHAHANEIGVSAQATPEDVAKAVGAAKRAAPGWSELPFDERAAVFLRAADLIAGPYRDTINAATMLGQSKSVQQAEIDAACELIDFLRFNAHYARRILAEQPNSVPGTWNRMEYRPLDGFVVAITPFNFTAIAGNLPSAPALLGNTVVWKPTPTQQLAAHYTMRAFEEAGLPPGVINLVTGDGHAVSDVALADPGFAGLHFTGSTATFKLLWRRIADNLDTYRAYPRIVGETGGKDFVVAHPSARADKLVPALVRGAFEYQGQKCSAASRAYVPRSLWDGGVREQLADLTRTVKYGDVSDLSLFGGAVIDARAFAKHQRLLSSVDGDSALEVLVGGQCDDSVGYFVEPTVLVSEDPAHEVFATEYFGPILAVHVYEDADYERILKVVDESSPYALTGAVFADDRVAVQQAHRALRYTAGNFYVNDKPTGSIVGQQPFGGSRASGTNDKAGSMFNLQRWVSPRSIKETFDAPTEIGYPHMK, from the coding sequence ATGGATGCCGTGACCTCTGTTCCCACCCCGGTGAACGAACCAGTGCGTACCTACGCGCCCGGCTCTGACCAGCGAGAATCCCTGCGGAAGCGGATCGCGGAGCTGGCCGCCGAACAGCCGGAGCTGACCCAGGCGATCGACGGCGAGCACAGCCTCGCCGGCGGCGAGCGGTTCTCCGTGGTCATGCCGCACGCCCACGCGAACGAGATCGGGGTGTCGGCGCAGGCGACCCCGGAGGACGTCGCGAAGGCCGTCGGCGCGGCGAAACGCGCGGCCCCCGGGTGGAGCGAGCTGCCGTTCGACGAGCGGGCGGCGGTCTTCCTGCGCGCCGCCGACCTGATCGCGGGCCCCTACCGCGACACCATCAACGCGGCGACGATGCTGGGGCAGTCGAAATCGGTGCAGCAGGCCGAGATCGACGCGGCCTGCGAGCTGATCGACTTCCTGCGCTTCAACGCGCACTACGCGCGCCGCATCCTCGCCGAGCAGCCGAACTCGGTGCCGGGCACCTGGAACAGGATGGAGTACCGCCCGCTCGACGGGTTCGTCGTGGCGATCACCCCGTTCAACTTCACCGCGATCGCGGGCAACCTGCCGTCGGCGCCCGCGCTGCTCGGCAACACGGTGGTGTGGAAGCCGACGCCGACGCAGCAGCTCGCCGCGCACTACACGATGCGGGCGTTCGAAGAAGCGGGCCTGCCGCCGGGCGTGATCAACCTGGTGACCGGCGACGGGCACGCCGTCAGCGACGTCGCGCTCGCCGATCCCGGGTTCGCCGGGCTGCACTTCACCGGGTCCACCGCGACGTTCAAGCTGTTGTGGCGCCGGATCGCGGACAACCTCGACACCTACCGCGCCTACCCCCGGATCGTCGGGGAGACCGGCGGGAAGGACTTCGTCGTGGCGCACCCGTCCGCGCGCGCCGACAAGCTCGTGCCCGCGCTCGTCCGCGGTGCTTTCGAGTACCAGGGCCAGAAATGCTCGGCCGCTTCGCGCGCGTACGTGCCACGGTCCCTTTGGGACGGTGGAGTGCGCGAACAGCTCGCCGATCTCACCAGGACCGTGAAGTACGGCGACGTCTCGGATCTTTCGCTGTTCGGCGGTGCGGTGATCGACGCCCGCGCCTTCGCGAAACACCAGCGCCTACTGTCCAGTGTGGATGGTGACTCGGCGCTGGAGGTGCTGGTGGGCGGGCAGTGCGACGATTCGGTCGGCTACTTCGTCGAACCGACCGTGCTGGTGTCCGAAGATCCCGCGCACGAGGTGTTCGCCACCGAGTACTTCGGCCCGATCCTCGCCGTGCACGTCTACGAAGACGCCGACTACGAACGGATCCTGAAGGTCGTCGACGAGTCTTCGCCGTACGCGCTGACCGGCGCGGTGTTCGCCGACGACCGGGTCGCGGTGCAGCAGGCGCACCGCGCGCTGCGGTACACCGCGGGCAACTTCTACGTCAACGACAAGCCGACCGGGTCGATCGTCGGGCAGCAGCCGTTCGGCGGCTCGCGTGCTTCGGGCACGAACGACAAGGCGGGGTCGATGTTCAACCTGCAGCGCTGGGTGAGCCCGCGGTCGATCAAGGAAACCTTCGACGCGCCAACGGAAATCGGCTACCCGCACATGAAGTGA
- the hpf gene encoding ribosome hibernation-promoting factor, HPF/YfiA family — MDIVVKGRNVEVPEHYRAHVSEKLARLERYDRKVIRYDVELFHEPNRRQSKSCQRVEITGKGKGPAVRAEACAGDFYAALDSAVSKLESRMRKLHDRRRVHYGRRRSESVAEATSMAAGGGPVPTDGGRRPAASTAVLEAPSLPETELVNGSVAEEIELPHQRWDDGVADNPPGSIVREKQHSADPMTVDQALYEMELVGHDFYLFFDSDAGRPSVVYRRKGFDYGVIRLG, encoded by the coding sequence ATGGACATCGTCGTCAAGGGCCGCAACGTGGAGGTGCCCGAGCACTATCGGGCCCACGTCAGTGAAAAGCTGGCCCGTCTTGAGCGCTACGACAGGAAAGTCATCCGGTACGACGTGGAGTTGTTCCACGAACCGAACCGCAGGCAGTCGAAGAGCTGCCAGCGAGTGGAAATCACCGGAAAGGGAAAGGGCCCGGCCGTACGCGCCGAGGCCTGTGCGGGTGACTTCTATGCCGCGCTCGACTCCGCGGTGAGCAAACTGGAAAGCCGCATGCGCAAGCTGCACGACCGGCGTCGCGTCCACTACGGACGGCGCCGCTCGGAATCGGTCGCCGAAGCGACTTCGATGGCAGCCGGCGGCGGTCCGGTTCCCACGGACGGCGGAAGGCGCCCCGCGGCGAGCACCGCGGTACTCGAAGCGCCATCGCTTCCGGAAACCGAGTTGGTGAACGGCTCGGTCGCGGAGGAAATCGAACTGCCGCACCAGCGATGGGACGACGGTGTAGCCGACAACCCACCCGGCAGCATCGTTCGCGAGAAACAACATTCCGCGGATCCCATGACGGTCGACCAGGCGCTCTACGAAATGGAGCTGGTCGGTCACGACTTCTATCTCTTCTTCGACTCCGACGCGGGCAGGCCCAGCGTCGTCTACCGGCGGAAGGGCTTCGACTACGGCGTCATCCGGCTCGGCTGA
- a CDS encoding DUF6912 family protein, with protein sequence MRVYLPATIDMLKKATADGRFTPVSGTGFALTPALRESYTSGSTEELEYVALTDAARASLRLLGAEDEGALPRRVVVSVDVDEATPRPDLDPAVVRLPGAVELDAIAAVHVDTEEAEDAVRAAAAVIDAADLGDEDAEFALGDAEDHELAWYAPQELPFLLELL encoded by the coding sequence GTGAGGGTCTATCTTCCTGCCACGATCGACATGCTGAAGAAGGCGACGGCCGACGGGCGGTTCACCCCGGTCAGCGGCACCGGTTTCGCGCTGACCCCGGCACTGCGCGAGTCGTACACGAGCGGTTCGACCGAGGAGCTGGAGTACGTCGCGCTGACCGACGCCGCCCGCGCGTCGCTGCGGCTGCTCGGCGCGGAGGACGAGGGCGCCCTGCCGCGCCGGGTGGTCGTGTCGGTCGACGTGGACGAGGCGACCCCGCGGCCCGATCTCGACCCGGCGGTGGTGCGGTTGCCGGGCGCGGTGGAGCTGGACGCCATCGCCGCGGTGCACGTGGACACCGAAGAGGCCGAGGACGCCGTCCGCGCGGCGGCCGCCGTCATCGACGCCGCCGACCTCGGTGACGAGGACGCCGAATTCGCCCTCGGTGACGCGGAGGACCACGAGCTGGCCTGGTACGCCCCGCAGGAACTGCCGTTCCTGCTGGAACTGCTGTAG
- the rsgA gene encoding ribosome small subunit-dependent GTPase A, translating into MAGRDWRKLDESDVHVRPGRGTRPRSKRRPEHADAASALVIGVDRGRWTCALDRDPAHVVTAMRARELGRTPIVVGDTVGIVGDTSGKPDTLARIVRVDERTSVLRRTADDTDPYERIVVANAEQLLIVTALADPLPRTGFIDRCLVACFAGGLRPVLCLTKADLASPDELLASYADLDVPAIVTRHDQPDLDAVTERLTGHVSALVGHSGVGKSTLVNRLVPDADLATGVVSAVGKGRHTSVAAVALPLPTGGWVVDTPGVRSFGLAHVTADDIVLSFEEFAEPAEECPSGCGHLGPPEDPDCMLDTAVADGAASASRLESLRRLLASRSGHAEL; encoded by the coding sequence TTGGCGGGCAGGGACTGGCGCAAGCTGGACGAGTCCGACGTCCACGTGCGCCCCGGCCGCGGCACCAGGCCACGCAGCAAACGGCGCCCCGAGCACGCCGACGCCGCGTCCGCGCTGGTCATCGGCGTGGACCGGGGGCGGTGGACGTGCGCGCTCGACCGCGACCCCGCGCACGTGGTCACCGCGATGCGGGCGCGCGAGCTCGGCCGGACCCCGATCGTGGTCGGCGACACCGTCGGCATCGTCGGCGACACCAGCGGCAAGCCGGACACCCTCGCCAGGATCGTCCGCGTCGACGAGCGGACCAGCGTGCTCCGCCGCACCGCGGACGACACGGACCCGTACGAGCGGATCGTCGTCGCCAACGCCGAGCAGTTGCTGATCGTCACCGCGCTCGCCGACCCGCTACCGCGCACCGGGTTCATCGACCGCTGCCTCGTCGCGTGTTTCGCGGGCGGGCTGCGGCCCGTGCTGTGCCTGACGAAAGCCGATCTCGCGAGTCCCGACGAGCTGCTCGCCAGTTACGCGGACCTCGACGTGCCCGCGATCGTCACCCGGCACGACCAGCCCGATCTCGACGCGGTCACCGAACGCCTGACCGGCCACGTGTCCGCGCTCGTCGGCCACTCCGGTGTCGGCAAGTCGACTTTGGTGAACCGGCTGGTCCCGGACGCCGATCTGGCCACCGGCGTGGTCAGCGCGGTCGGCAAGGGCAGGCACACGTCGGTCGCGGCCGTCGCGCTGCCGCTGCCGACCGGCGGCTGGGTGGTGGACACCCCCGGCGTCCGCTCGTTCGGCCTCGCGCACGTGACGGCCGACGACATCGTGCTGTCCTTCGAGGAATTCGCCGAGCCCGCCGAGGAATGCCCGTCCGGATGCGGCCACCTCGGGCCGCCCGAGGACCCGGACTGCATGCTCGACACCGCGGTCGCCGATGGCGCCGCGAGCGCGAGCAGGCTCGAATCGCTGCGCAGGCTCCTCGCGTCGCGTTCCGGGCACGCCGAGCTGTGA
- the secA gene encoding preprotein translocase subunit SecA, which produces MVLNRLLRAGEGKMLKRLRHIADHINTLEDDVKDLSDADLRAKTDEFRERYKAGESLDDLLPEAFSVAREAAWRVIGQRHFDVQVMGGAALHLGQVAEMKTGEGKTLTCVLPAYLNAIAGEGVHVVTVNDYLAKRDAEWMGRIHRFLGLEVGVILSELSPEQRRAAYHADITYGTNNEFGFDYLRDNMAWSLDDCVQRGHFFAVVDEVDSILIDEARTPLIISGPADNSSRWYVEFARMSPLMKPDIHYEVDIRKRTVGVSEKGVAFIEDQLGIENLYEAANTPLVGYLQNALKAKELYKKDKDYIVRGGEVLIVDEFTGRILHGRRYNEGMHQAIEAKEGVEIKAENQTLATITLQNYFRLYDKLSGMTGTAETEAAEFHQTYKLGVVPIPTNRPMIRRDQADLIYKTEQAKFEAVAEDIAERHEKGQPVLVGTTSVEKSEHLSKLLLKLNVPHEVLNAKHHDREALIVARAGRKGQVTVATNMAGRGTDVVLGGNPDIIADEELRERGLDPVENSEEYEAAWPKVLEEVKTAVKAEAEEVREAGGLYVLGTERHESRRIDNQLRGRSGRQGDPGESRFYLSLGDELMRRFNAAMVERVMTTMRLPDDTPIEAKLVSKAIKSAQTQVEQQNMEIRKNVLKYDEVMNEQRKVIYAERLRVLEGEDLHDQVEHMLRDVVTAYVDGATSEGYAEDWDHKKLWSALKTLYPVSLDWEEVVEDEDDLDADRLREVVLQDAQDAYARRESEIDAQVGEGAMRELERRVLLSVLDRKWREHLYEMDYLKEGIGLRAMAQRDPLIEYQREGYDMFNAMQDSLREEAVGFLFNLQVEQAEPEQAQPDASALPVATGNGAPDEGGRHAQPTPPQPKNEPEQQVPSALRGKGLDGGGPRAMTFSGPSEDGGVESHGDAAAGEDDDAANGGTRRERRAAARAQAKKGKKGPRR; this is translated from the coding sequence ATGGTTCTCAACCGCCTGCTCCGCGCGGGCGAGGGCAAGATGCTCAAGCGGCTGCGGCACATCGCAGACCACATCAACACCCTCGAAGACGACGTCAAGGACCTCTCGGACGCCGATCTGCGCGCGAAGACCGACGAGTTCCGCGAGCGGTACAAGGCGGGCGAGTCCCTCGACGACCTGCTGCCGGAAGCGTTCTCGGTGGCTCGCGAGGCGGCGTGGCGCGTGATCGGCCAGCGGCACTTCGACGTGCAGGTGATGGGCGGCGCCGCGCTGCACCTCGGCCAGGTCGCCGAGATGAAGACCGGTGAGGGCAAGACCCTGACCTGTGTGCTGCCCGCCTACCTGAACGCGATCGCGGGCGAGGGCGTGCACGTGGTCACGGTCAACGACTACCTCGCCAAGCGCGACGCGGAGTGGATGGGCCGGATCCACCGCTTCCTCGGCCTCGAGGTCGGTGTCATCCTCTCGGAGCTTTCGCCGGAGCAGCGCCGGGCGGCCTACCACGCGGACATCACCTACGGCACGAACAACGAGTTCGGCTTCGACTACCTGCGCGACAACATGGCGTGGAGCCTCGACGACTGCGTGCAGCGCGGGCACTTCTTCGCCGTCGTCGACGAGGTCGACTCGATCCTGATCGACGAGGCGCGGACGCCGCTGATCATCTCCGGCCCGGCGGACAACTCGTCGCGCTGGTACGTCGAGTTCGCCAGGATGTCGCCGCTGATGAAGCCGGACATCCACTACGAGGTGGACATCCGCAAGCGCACCGTCGGCGTCAGCGAGAAGGGCGTCGCGTTCATCGAGGACCAGCTCGGCATCGAGAACCTCTACGAGGCCGCGAACACGCCGCTGGTGGGCTACCTGCAGAACGCGCTGAAGGCCAAGGAGCTCTACAAGAAGGACAAGGACTACATCGTCCGGGGCGGCGAGGTCCTGATCGTCGACGAGTTCACCGGCCGCATCCTGCACGGCCGCCGCTACAACGAGGGCATGCACCAGGCGATCGAGGCCAAGGAAGGCGTCGAGATCAAGGCGGAGAACCAGACGCTCGCCACGATCACGCTGCAGAACTACTTCCGGCTCTACGACAAGCTGTCCGGGATGACCGGTACCGCCGAGACCGAGGCCGCCGAGTTCCACCAGACCTACAAGCTGGGTGTGGTGCCGATCCCGACGAACCGCCCGATGATCCGGCGCGACCAGGCCGACCTGATCTACAAGACCGAGCAGGCGAAGTTCGAGGCGGTCGCCGAGGACATCGCGGAGCGGCACGAGAAGGGCCAGCCGGTACTCGTCGGCACCACGAGCGTCGAGAAGTCCGAGCACCTCTCGAAGCTGTTGCTCAAGCTGAACGTGCCGCACGAGGTCCTGAACGCGAAGCACCACGACCGCGAGGCGCTGATCGTCGCGCGGGCCGGCCGCAAGGGCCAGGTCACGGTGGCCACCAACATGGCAGGCCGTGGTACCGACGTCGTGCTGGGCGGCAACCCGGACATCATCGCCGACGAGGAGCTGCGCGAGCGCGGCCTCGATCCGGTGGAGAACTCGGAGGAGTACGAGGCCGCGTGGCCGAAGGTGCTCGAAGAGGTCAAGACCGCGGTGAAGGCCGAGGCGGAAGAGGTCCGCGAAGCGGGCGGGCTGTACGTGCTGGGCACCGAGCGCCACGAGTCGCGCCGGATCGACAACCAGCTCCGCGGCCGCTCCGGTCGTCAGGGTGACCCCGGCGAGTCCCGGTTCTACCTCTCGCTCGGCGACGAGCTCATGCGCCGGTTCAACGCGGCGATGGTCGAGCGCGTGATGACCACGATGCGCCTGCCGGACGACACGCCGATCGAGGCGAAGCTGGTCTCCAAGGCGATCAAGAGCGCGCAGACGCAGGTCGAGCAGCAGAACATGGAGATCCGCAAGAACGTCCTCAAGTACGACGAGGTGATGAACGAGCAGCGCAAGGTGATCTACGCCGAGCGGCTGCGCGTGCTCGAGGGCGAGGATCTGCACGACCAGGTCGAGCACATGCTGCGCGACGTCGTGACGGCCTACGTCGATGGCGCCACCTCCGAGGGCTACGCCGAGGACTGGGACCACAAGAAGCTGTGGTCGGCGCTGAAGACCCTGTACCCGGTCTCGCTCGACTGGGAAGAGGTCGTCGAGGACGAGGACGATCTCGACGCCGACCGCCTGCGCGAGGTCGTGCTGCAGGACGCGCAGGACGCCTACGCCCGCCGCGAGTCGGAGATCGACGCCCAGGTCGGCGAGGGCGCGATGCGCGAGCTCGAGCGGCGCGTGCTGCTGTCCGTGCTGGACCGCAAGTGGCGTGAGCACCTCTACGAGATGGACTACCTCAAGGAGGGCATCGGCCTGCGCGCGATGGCCCAGCGCGACCCGCTGATCGAGTACCAGCGCGAGGGCTACGACATGTTCAACGCGATGCAGGACTCGCTGCGGGAGGAGGCCGTCGGCTTCCTGTTCAACCTGCAGGTCGAGCAGGCGGAGCCGGAGCAGGCGCAGCCGGACGCGAGCGCGCTCCCGGTGGCCACCGGCAACGGCGCGCCGGACGAGGGCGGCAGGCACGCGCAGCCGACCCCGCCGCAGCCGAAGAACGAGCCGGAGCAGCAGGTGCCGTCCGCGTTGCGGGGCAAAGGCCTCGACGGCGGCGGCCCGCGCGCGATGACCTTCTCCGGGCCGTCCGAGGACGGCGGTGTCGAGTCGCACGGCGACGCGGCCGCCGGAGAGGACGACGACGCCGCGAACGGCGGCACCCGTCGTGAGCGGCGCGCCGCGGCTCGCGCGCAGGCGAAGAAGGGCAAGAAGGGCCCGCGTCGCTGA
- a CDS encoding HAD family hydrolase: protein MNGPRGLVLDFAGVLTEPEAGELLALLDKLRDRGIKTALLSNAAGGGSVRRRLEPFFDAQVYSGEVGCAKPAREVFLLTASLLDLPADACVFVDDAASNVAGAVAAGMAGVHHTSIPETLGELEILFSSAL, encoded by the coding sequence ATGAACGGGCCGAGGGGACTGGTGCTCGATTTCGCCGGGGTGCTGACCGAGCCGGAGGCGGGCGAGTTGCTGGCGCTGCTGGACAAGCTGCGCGATCGCGGGATCAAGACGGCGCTGCTGTCGAACGCGGCGGGCGGTGGTTCGGTGCGCCGCAGGCTGGAGCCGTTCTTCGACGCGCAGGTCTACTCCGGGGAGGTCGGCTGCGCCAAACCGGCGCGCGAGGTGTTCCTGCTGACCGCGAGCCTGCTGGACCTGCCCGCGGACGCGTGCGTGTTCGTCGACGACGCCGCGTCCAACGTGGCGGGCGCGGTCGCCGCCGGAATGGCGGGCGTGCACCACACGTCGATTCCGGAAACGCTCGGAGAGCTGGAAATCCTGTTCAGCTCCGCGTTGTGA
- a CDS encoding Rv3235 family protein, with protein MDQRESRRLVPLDQIEEFRPRARSGPRPQHATTERKLGGAQRTLPDFTTLFSAILEVREGHRAAVQVRRFLHPRLYARLTSRGPTAGTRYTVRSVRATSPLRGVVETCGVVHTRGRALAVTARFERRRQGWLCTEFALLTGTPTE; from the coding sequence ATGGACCAACGCGAATCGAGACGGCTCGTGCCGCTCGACCAGATCGAGGAGTTCCGGCCGCGGGCGCGCTCGGGACCGCGGCCTCAGCACGCCACTACGGAACGGAAGCTCGGCGGCGCACAGCGGACGCTCCCCGACTTCACCACGCTGTTCTCGGCCATCCTCGAGGTGCGGGAAGGGCATCGGGCCGCCGTGCAGGTGCGGCGCTTCCTGCACCCGCGGCTGTACGCGCGCCTCACCAGTCGCGGCCCCACCGCGGGCACCCGCTACACCGTGCGGTCCGTACGGGCCACCTCGCCGCTGCGGGGCGTGGTGGAGACCTGCGGCGTCGTGCACACGCGGGGGCGTGCACTGGCCGTCACGGCGCGGTTCGAACGGCGACGCCAAGGCTGGCTGTGCACCGAGTTCGCGCTCCTCACCGGAACGCCCACCGAGTGA
- a CDS encoding WS/DGAT/MGAT family O-acyltransferase: MPDRLSALDASFLYLEDSATPMHVGGVAVFERPRAGFSYEDLLALVAQRLAFLPRYRQRVLTVPGHLARPVWVDDVDFDLNYHVRRSALPAPGSDEQLFDLVARLMSRRLAPERPLWEAYFVEGLAGDRVALVTKTHQSVVDGVGTIEIGQLILDTAPQEPEQPEDTWAPRRQPSRSQLMLDAVSETVQRPGELVENVRSAAADVVATAGKFSDTLGGVASALRTMARPAPSGPLNVPVSGGRVFATVRTRLADYRKVRADHGGTVNDVVLAAITGALREWLLSRGAALTPVTTLRALVPMAVRDADAAEYSGVGLVGNQVDAYLVDLPVGEPNPVLRLQHIGHAMVEHLDSGRSVAARALLRVGGFAPATLHSLGARAAGSFSDRIFNLVITNSPGPQEPLYAGQAKMTEMYPVIPLVRNQALAIGVTSYHGGVYFGLNGDRKALSDVDVLAGMIEESLEELKGAHW, translated from the coding sequence ATGCCCGACCGCTTGTCCGCGCTGGACGCGTCCTTCCTGTATCTCGAGGATTCGGCGACGCCGATGCACGTCGGCGGGGTGGCCGTGTTCGAGCGGCCGCGCGCCGGGTTCAGCTACGAGGACCTGCTCGCGCTGGTGGCCCAGCGGCTCGCGTTCCTGCCGCGCTACCGGCAGCGGGTGCTGACGGTGCCGGGCCACCTCGCGCGGCCGGTGTGGGTGGACGACGTCGACTTCGACCTGAACTACCACGTGCGGCGCTCGGCCCTGCCCGCGCCGGGCAGCGACGAGCAGCTGTTCGACCTGGTCGCGCGGCTCATGTCGCGGCGGCTCGCCCCGGAGCGGCCGTTGTGGGAGGCCTACTTCGTCGAAGGGCTCGCCGGCGACCGCGTGGCGCTGGTGACGAAGACCCACCAGTCCGTGGTGGACGGTGTCGGCACGATCGAAATCGGCCAGCTCATCCTCGACACCGCGCCGCAGGAGCCGGAACAGCCGGAGGACACCTGGGCGCCGCGCCGCCAGCCGAGCCGCTCGCAGCTGATGCTCGACGCGGTCAGCGAAACCGTGCAGCGGCCGGGCGAACTGGTGGAGAACGTGCGGTCGGCCGCCGCGGACGTGGTGGCGACGGCGGGGAAGTTCTCCGACACCCTCGGTGGTGTCGCGTCCGCGCTGCGCACGATGGCGCGCCCGGCACCGTCGGGGCCGCTGAACGTCCCGGTGTCCGGCGGGCGCGTGTTCGCCACGGTCCGCACCAGGCTGGCGGACTACCGGAAGGTCAGGGCCGACCACGGCGGCACGGTCAACGACGTCGTGCTGGCCGCGATCACCGGCGCGCTACGGGAATGGCTTCTGTCCAGGGGAGCCGCGCTGACGCCGGTCACCACCCTGCGCGCGCTGGTGCCGATGGCGGTGCGCGACGCGGACGCGGCCGAGTACTCGGGTGTCGGCCTCGTCGGCAACCAGGTCGACGCCTATCTGGTCGATCTGCCGGTCGGCGAGCCGAACCCGGTGCTGCGGCTGCAGCACATCGGGCACGCGATGGTCGAGCACCTCGACTCCGGCCGCTCGGTGGCCGCGCGGGCGCTGCTGCGGGTCGGCGGCTTCGCGCCCGCGACCCTGCACTCCCTCGGCGCGCGGGCGGCCGGCTCGTTCTCGGACCGCATCTTCAACCTCGTCATCACGAATTCCCCTGGCCCGCAGGAACCGCTGTACGCGGGGCAGGCGAAGATGACCGAGATGTACCCGGTCATCCCGCTGGTGCGCAACCAGGCACTGGCGATCGGCGTAACCTCGTACCACGGTGGCGTCTACTTCGGACTGAACGGCGATCGCAAGGCGCTGTCCGATGTGGACGTACTGGCCGGAATGATCGAGGAGTCACTCGAAGAGCTGAAGGGTGCGCACTGGTGA
- a CDS encoding ComF family protein — translation MLPGVGEKAGVFKRAVDLVLPGVCAGCGGLGAACCESCAGVFGAPSAVGCVPGAFALARYRGVPRRLVLAYKERGRRDLAPVLGAALARAVPFLPGELTGPDGVWWLVPAPSARAASRPRGGPHVLELARRCAGALAVAGYRAAVAPALETAAGVRDAVGLARAERAANLEGGVRVDVRGLPAPGTRVVLVDDVITTGATAAVSASALESAGCRVAAVLALTSAA, via the coding sequence ATGCTGCCGGGTGTGGGGGAGAAGGCGGGAGTGTTCAAGCGGGCGGTCGATCTCGTGCTGCCCGGGGTCTGCGCCGGTTGTGGCGGGCTGGGGGCGGCGTGCTGCGAGTCGTGCGCGGGGGTGTTCGGGGCGCCGTCGGCGGTGGGGTGCGTGCCGGGGGCGTTCGCCTTGGCGCGGTACCGCGGGGTGCCGCGGCGGCTGGTGCTCGCCTACAAGGAGCGCGGCAGGCGCGATCTGGCGCCGGTGCTCGGTGCGGCGCTGGCGCGCGCGGTGCCGTTCCTGCCCGGTGAGCTGACCGGGCCGGACGGGGTGTGGTGGCTGGTGCCCGCGCCGTCGGCGCGGGCGGCGTCGCGGCCGCGGGGTGGTCCGCACGTGCTGGAGCTGGCGCGGCGGTGCGCGGGGGCGTTGGCGGTGGCGGGGTACCGCGCGGCGGTGGCGCCGGCGCTGGAGACGGCCGCCGGGGTGCGGGACGCGGTGGGGCTGGCCAGGGCGGAGCGCGCCGCGAACCTCGAAGGCGGTGTGCGGGTGGACGTGCGGGGCCTGCCCGCGCCGGGGACGCGGGTGGTGCTGGTCGACGACGTGATCACCACCGGTGCGACGGCCGCGGTGAGCGCTTCGGCGCTCGAAAGCGCTGGTTGCCGGGTCGCCGCGGTGCTGGCGCTCACCTCGGCGGCCTGA
- a CDS encoding TrmH family RNA methyltransferase, with amino-acid sequence MGDESTVSPKDRFLTVYGRKPVLEALGDPALDVDKVILADTVRGPNAAEIQRAAKAAGVRVDRASAHRVKVLAGNGKQDQGVLADVVAPRMRPLAAALGSRAPERVLVLDGITTPANVGMILRTATAAGLGGIVVPRRGVAALDPLVVKASAGVAFRAPVLRCGTAREAAELLVEAGYGLYALGASGDGSLFDVDLPRRAAFVLGGETNGVSAEVAELVAGWVSIPMPGEVESLNVSAAAAVLSFEIVRRAVTTRS; translated from the coding sequence GTGGGTGATGAGTCGACAGTCTCGCCGAAGGACCGCTTCCTGACCGTGTACGGCCGGAAGCCGGTGCTGGAGGCGCTCGGCGACCCGGCGCTCGACGTCGACAAGGTGATCCTCGCCGACACGGTGCGCGGGCCGAACGCCGCCGAGATCCAGCGGGCCGCGAAAGCGGCGGGCGTGCGCGTCGACCGCGCGAGCGCGCACCGGGTGAAGGTGCTCGCGGGCAACGGGAAACAGGACCAGGGCGTGCTCGCCGACGTCGTCGCGCCCCGCATGCGCCCGCTCGCGGCCGCGCTCGGATCCCGTGCGCCCGAACGTGTTCTCGTGCTCGACGGCATCACGACCCCGGCCAACGTCGGGATGATCCTGCGCACCGCGACCGCCGCCGGGCTCGGCGGGATCGTGGTCCCGCGCCGCGGTGTCGCGGCGCTCGATCCCCTGGTGGTCAAGGCATCCGCCGGTGTCGCGTTCCGCGCGCCGGTGCTGCGCTGCGGTACCGCCCGTGAAGCCGCGGAGTTGCTCGTGGAAGCCGGGTACGGGCTGTACGCGCTCGGTGCTTCCGGCGACGGCTCGCTGTTCGACGTGGATCTCCCGCGCCGCGCCGCGTTCGTGCTCGGCGGCGAAACGAACGGCGTGAGCGCGGAGGTCGCCGAACTCGTCGCGGGCTGGGTGTCGATCCCGATGCCGGGCGAGGTGGAATCCCTCAACGTGTCCGCGGCCGCCGCGGTGCTCTCGTTCGAAATCGTCCGCCGCGCCGTCACAACGCGGAGCTGA